One Streptomyces sp. P9-A2 DNA window includes the following coding sequences:
- the ald gene encoding alanine dehydrogenase — MIDVKVGIPHEVKNNEFRVAITPAGVHELVRHGHQVVIEHGAGTGSSIPDGEYIAAGGQILDTADEVWAAADLLLKVKEPVAEEYHRLRKDQTLFTYLHLAASRECTDALLASGTTAIAYETVELPGRALPLLAPMSEVAGRLSAQVGAYHLMRAGGGRGVLPGGVPGVPAGRAVVVGGGVSGWNAAQIAVGMGFHVTLLDKDVNKLREADRVFGTKIQTVVSNAFELEKACVEADLVIGAVLIPGAKAPKLVTNDLVSRMKSGSVLVDIAIDQGGCFEDSRPTTHAEPTFTVHGSVFYCVANMPGAVPNTSTYALTNATLPYIVELANRGWVEALRRDPALAKGLNAHDGEVVHQEVAAAHGLEHVELATLLG; from the coding sequence GTGATCGACGTGAAGGTCGGCATCCCCCACGAGGTCAAGAACAACGAGTTCCGGGTGGCCATCACCCCCGCCGGCGTGCACGAGCTGGTGCGCCACGGCCATCAGGTCGTCATCGAGCACGGTGCCGGCACGGGCTCCTCGATCCCGGACGGCGAGTACATCGCCGCGGGCGGGCAGATACTCGACACCGCGGACGAGGTGTGGGCCGCCGCCGACCTGCTGCTGAAGGTCAAGGAGCCCGTCGCGGAGGAGTACCACCGGCTGCGCAAGGACCAGACCCTCTTCACCTACCTGCACCTGGCCGCCTCCCGGGAGTGCACGGACGCCCTCCTGGCCTCCGGTACCACCGCGATCGCCTACGAGACCGTCGAGCTGCCCGGCCGCGCCCTGCCGCTGCTCGCCCCCATGTCCGAGGTCGCGGGCCGGCTGTCCGCCCAGGTCGGCGCCTACCACCTGATGCGGGCCGGCGGCGGCCGAGGCGTGCTGCCCGGCGGGGTCCCCGGGGTGCCGGCCGGCCGGGCCGTCGTCGTCGGCGGAGGTGTCTCCGGCTGGAACGCCGCGCAGATCGCCGTCGGCATGGGCTTCCACGTGACCCTGCTCGACAAGGACGTCAACAAGCTCCGTGAGGCCGACCGGGTCTTCGGAACGAAGATCCAGACCGTCGTCTCCAACGCCTTCGAGCTGGAGAAGGCCTGCGTCGAGGCCGATCTCGTGATCGGTGCCGTGCTGATCCCCGGTGCCAAGGCGCCGAAGCTGGTCACCAACGACCTCGTCTCGCGGATGAAGAGCGGGAGTGTCCTGGTCGACATCGCGATCGACCAGGGCGGCTGCTTCGAGGACTCCCGTCCGACCACGCACGCCGAGCCGACCTTCACGGTCCACGGATCGGTCTTCTACTGCGTCGCCAACATGCCCGGCGCCGTGCCCAACACCTCCACCTACGCGCTCACCAACGCCACGCTGCCCTACATCGTCGAACTCGCGAACCGCGGCTGGGTGGAGGCACTGCGCCGCGACCCCGCGCTCGCCAAGGGCCTCAACGCGCATGACGGCGAGGTCGTCCACCAGGAGGTCGCCGCGGCCCACGGCCTGGAACACGTCGAACTCGCCACGCTGCTCGGCTGA
- a CDS encoding tetratricopeptide repeat protein encodes MTDQAVDTDGARLSRDVAAETRFLGRTRELKELRADIERAGLDTLSGRKAPRARVLLIAGRPGSGRTTLGEELVRQVADRYPDGVLRARLSETDGTRVPVERSVRELLDALEVPTPAGADEDDLVEALRTALAGRRTLLLLDDATDAEQVDALLPDNPDCLVVAISQGPLTGISDVRPCTLGGLDTKSAVELLSRIAGSVRITVDPRAAEGLAEQCQGQPAALVLAGGWLAARPKTAVADLARQLRAGADEGTVTGRALRLVHDELPAPAARILRLLSLAPAGLADPHTASALAGCSVGSARTILEDFVSVGLLHPVGTSLPQYEVPGCLHPLLKGLAEAHERPGELQLARARMLERTVRLLQSCRAITETDSPQAREKLLGMPRSLRFPSPRDAADWLRVRRPALLASARLAVADGTLDTLARRLMSQLVRAMVAHFGTRAAAGDLYGIHHLVLDVAERRNLPREQAAALLNLGDLDARTGRTADALARYRAALDAGRAANDPYATGRATESVGGAHLELGDFDRAADWFGRALAERLAQGERADAARLYGRIAAAHTYAGRYGEALRNWRAAVAGHRKNGDLAAQARALSELARVQEYAGRPEDSLRTCREAVEWARRAEDARLQAALHLRLADTFEHLGDPTSAALHRSSAELMLGEEAQEPGIDPKQEGSTYETSSPFVEN; translated from the coding sequence GTGACGGACCAGGCGGTGGACACGGACGGAGCGCGGCTCTCCCGCGACGTTGCCGCGGAGACCCGATTCCTGGGCCGCACCAGGGAGTTGAAGGAGCTCCGGGCCGACATCGAGCGCGCCGGACTCGACACCCTCTCCGGCCGCAAGGCCCCCCGCGCCCGGGTGCTGCTCATCGCGGGCCGGCCCGGCTCCGGCCGGACGACGCTCGGTGAGGAACTCGTCCGCCAGGTCGCCGACCGCTACCCCGACGGGGTGCTGCGCGCCCGGCTGAGCGAGACCGACGGCACGCGCGTACCCGTCGAGCGCTCCGTGCGGGAACTGCTCGACGCGCTCGAGGTGCCCACCCCGGCCGGCGCCGACGAGGACGATCTCGTCGAGGCGCTGCGAACCGCCCTGGCCGGTCGCCGGACGCTGCTCCTGCTGGACGACGCGACCGACGCCGAGCAGGTCGACGCCCTGCTGCCGGACAACCCGGACTGCCTGGTGGTCGCCATCTCCCAGGGCCCGCTGACCGGCATCTCCGACGTCCGCCCCTGCACCCTCGGCGGCCTCGACACCAAGTCCGCCGTGGAGCTGCTGTCCCGGATCGCCGGCTCGGTCCGCATCACCGTCGACCCGCGGGCCGCGGAGGGCCTGGCCGAACAGTGCCAGGGGCAGCCCGCCGCCCTGGTCCTGGCCGGCGGCTGGCTCGCCGCCCGGCCCAAGACCGCCGTCGCCGACCTCGCCAGGCAACTGCGCGCCGGAGCCGACGAGGGCACCGTGACCGGCCGTGCCCTGCGGCTGGTGCACGACGAGCTGCCCGCGCCCGCCGCCCGGATACTGCGCCTGCTGAGCCTCGCCCCGGCCGGCCTGGCCGACCCGCACACCGCCTCCGCGCTCGCAGGATGCTCGGTGGGCAGCGCGCGCACCATCCTGGAGGACTTCGTCTCCGTGGGTCTGCTGCACCCCGTGGGGACCTCGCTGCCGCAGTACGAGGTACCCGGCTGCCTGCACCCCCTGCTGAAAGGCCTCGCCGAGGCCCACGAACGGCCCGGGGAGCTCCAGCTGGCCCGCGCCCGCATGCTGGAACGGACCGTGCGGCTGCTCCAGTCGTGCAGGGCCATCACCGAGACCGACAGCCCTCAGGCGCGCGAGAAACTCCTGGGGATGCCGCGCTCCCTGCGCTTCCCGAGCCCTCGCGACGCCGCCGACTGGCTGCGCGTCCGCAGGCCCGCCCTGCTGGCCTCGGCCCGCCTCGCGGTCGCCGACGGGACGCTGGACACCCTGGCCCGCCGCCTGATGTCCCAGCTGGTGCGCGCCATGGTGGCCCACTTCGGGACCCGGGCCGCCGCAGGCGACCTCTACGGCATCCACCACCTGGTCCTCGATGTGGCCGAGCGCCGGAACCTTCCCCGCGAGCAGGCCGCGGCCCTGCTGAACCTCGGCGACCTCGACGCCCGTACCGGCCGCACGGCCGACGCGCTGGCGCGCTACCGGGCCGCGCTGGACGCCGGACGTGCGGCGAACGATCCGTACGCGACCGGGCGTGCGACGGAATCCGTGGGAGGCGCCCATCTGGAGCTCGGCGACTTCGACCGGGCCGCCGACTGGTTCGGCCGGGCCCTGGCCGAGCGGCTCGCCCAGGGCGAGCGCGCGGACGCCGCCCGCCTGTACGGCCGGATCGCCGCCGCCCACACCTACGCCGGCCGTTACGGCGAGGCGCTGCGCAACTGGCGGGCGGCGGTCGCCGGACACCGGAAGAACGGCGATCTGGCCGCCCAGGCGCGCGCATTGAGCGAACTGGCCCGGGTCCAGGAGTACGCGGGCCGTCCCGAGGATTCACTGCGCACCTGCCGGGAGGCGGTGGAGTGGGCCCGGCGGGCCGAGGACGCCCGGCTGCAGGCCGCGCTGCACCTGCGGCTCGCCGACACCTTCGAGCACCTGGGCGACCCCACGTCGGCCGCGCTGCACCGGAGCTCGGCGGAGCTGATGCTGGGAGAAGAGGCCCAGGAGCCTGGAATCGACCCGAAACAAGAAGGCAGTACCTACGAAACAAGCAGCCCCTTTGTGGAAAATTAA
- a CDS encoding NUDIX hydrolase, whose amino-acid sequence MTGTTVQDTPEEWEVRATRTPFVGNKTSVRTDDVVMPEGTVVHRDYQVHPGSVAVLALDDADRVLVLRQYRHPVRHKLWEIPAGLLDVPGENPLHAAQRELYEEAHVKAEDWRVLTDVYTTPGGCDEAVRIFLARSLSEADGDRFEVEDEEADMELARVPVTDLVRGVLAGELHNNCLVVGVLSLVAARDGDGFDALRPAGAPWPARPFEA is encoded by the coding sequence ATGACCGGAACGACCGTCCAGGACACCCCGGAGGAGTGGGAGGTCCGGGCCACCAGGACGCCCTTCGTCGGCAACAAGACCTCCGTGCGCACCGACGACGTGGTCATGCCCGAGGGGACCGTGGTCCACCGTGACTACCAGGTCCACCCCGGCTCCGTGGCCGTCCTCGCCCTCGACGACGCCGACCGCGTCCTGGTCCTGCGCCAGTACCGCCACCCCGTGCGCCACAAGCTGTGGGAGATTCCGGCCGGCCTGCTGGACGTTCCCGGCGAGAACCCGTTGCACGCCGCCCAGCGGGAGCTGTACGAGGAGGCGCACGTCAAGGCCGAGGACTGGCGGGTGCTGACCGACGTCTACACCACCCCCGGCGGCTGCGACGAGGCCGTACGGATCTTCCTGGCCCGGAGTCTTTCCGAGGCCGACGGCGACCGCTTCGAGGTCGAGGACGAAGAGGCGGACATGGAACTGGCCCGGGTGCCCGTCACGGACCTGGTCCGCGGCGTGCTGGCCGGCGAGCTGCACAACAACTGCCTGGTGGTGGGCGTGCTTTCGCTCGTCGCCGCGCGGGACGGGGACGGTTTCGACGCGCTGCGTCCGGCCGGGGCGCCGTGGCCTGCCCGCCCGTTCGAGGCCTGA
- a CDS encoding CTP synthase, whose translation MPKSTTTKHIFVTGGVASSLGKGLTASSLGMLLKARGLRVVMQKLDPYLNVDPGTMNPFQHGEVFVTNDGAETDLDIGHYERFLDRDLDGSANVTTGQVYSTVIAKERRGEYLGDTVQVIPHITNEIKHRIRRMATDEVDVVITEVGGTVGDIESLPFLETVRQVRHEVGRDNVFVVHISLLPYIGPSGELKTKPTQHSVAALRNIGIQPDAIVLRCDREVPTAIKRKISLMCDVDEAAVVACPDARSIYDIPKVIHTEGLDAYVVRKLDLPFRDVDWTTWDDLLDRVHNPDHEITLALVGKYIDLPDAYLSVTEALRAGGFANKARVKIKWVTSDDCKTPADARAQLGDVDAICIPGGFGDRGVLGKVGAIRFARENRIPLLGLCLGLQCIVIDAARNLADISDANSTEFDPATSHPVISTMAEQLDIVAGDGDMGGTMRLGMYPAKLAEGSIVREVYDGKEYVEERHRHRYEVNNAYRAELEKKAGIVFSGTSPDGKLVEYVEYPREVHPYLVATQAHPELRSRPTRPHPLFAGLVKAAVERKISK comes from the coding sequence ATGCCCAAATCCACGACGACCAAGCACATCTTCGTCACCGGGGGTGTCGCCTCCTCGCTCGGCAAGGGGCTGACCGCCTCCAGCCTCGGCATGTTGCTCAAGGCCCGCGGTCTGCGCGTCGTCATGCAGAAGCTCGACCCGTACCTCAACGTCGACCCGGGCACGATGAACCCCTTCCAGCACGGTGAGGTCTTCGTCACCAACGACGGCGCCGAGACCGACCTGGACATCGGGCACTACGAGCGCTTCCTCGACCGTGACCTGGACGGTTCCGCCAACGTCACCACGGGCCAGGTCTACTCGACCGTGATCGCCAAGGAGCGGCGCGGCGAGTACCTCGGCGACACCGTGCAGGTCATCCCGCACATCACCAACGAGATCAAGCACCGCATCCGCCGCATGGCGACGGACGAGGTCGACGTCGTGATCACCGAGGTCGGCGGCACGGTCGGCGACATCGAGTCGCTGCCGTTCCTGGAGACCGTCCGCCAGGTGCGGCACGAGGTCGGCCGCGACAACGTGTTCGTGGTCCACATCTCGCTCCTGCCGTACATCGGTCCCTCGGGTGAGCTGAAGACGAAGCCCACCCAGCACTCGGTCGCGGCGCTGCGCAACATCGGTATCCAGCCGGACGCGATCGTGCTGCGCTGCGACCGCGAGGTGCCGACCGCGATCAAGCGGAAGATCTCGCTGATGTGCGACGTCGACGAGGCCGCCGTGGTCGCCTGCCCCGACGCTCGTTCGATCTACGACATTCCCAAGGTCATCCACACCGAGGGCCTGGACGCCTACGTCGTGCGCAAGCTGGACCTGCCCTTCCGGGACGTGGACTGGACGACCTGGGACGACCTGCTCGACCGCGTCCACAACCCCGACCACGAGATCACCCTCGCCCTGGTCGGCAAGTACATCGACCTGCCCGACGCCTACCTCTCGGTCACCGAGGCGCTGCGCGCGGGCGGCTTCGCCAACAAGGCCCGGGTGAAGATCAAGTGGGTCACCTCCGACGACTGCAAGACCCCGGCCGACGCCCGGGCGCAGCTCGGTGACGTCGACGCCATCTGCATCCCCGGCGGCTTCGGGGACCGCGGGGTGCTCGGCAAGGTCGGTGCGATCCGCTTCGCGCGGGAGAACCGGATTCCGCTGCTCGGTCTCTGTCTGGGCCTGCAGTGCATCGTGATCGACGCGGCCCGCAACCTCGCGGACATCTCCGACGCCAACTCCACCGAGTTCGACCCGGCGACCTCCCACCCGGTCATCTCCACCATGGCCGAGCAGCTCGACATCGTCGCCGGTGACGGCGACATGGGCGGCACGATGCGGCTCGGCATGTACCCGGCCAAGCTGGCCGAGGGCTCGATCGTGCGCGAGGTGTACGACGGCAAGGAGTACGTCGAGGAGCGCCACCGGCACCGCTACGAGGTGAACAACGCCTACCGCGCGGAGCTGGAGAAGAAGGCCGGCATCGTCTTCTCCGGCACCTCCCCGGACGGCAAGCTCGTCGAGTACGTCGAGTACCCGCGCGAGGTCCACCCGTACCTGGTCGCGACCCAGGCGCACCCGGAGCTGCGCTCGCGTCCGACGCGTCCGCACCCGCTGTTCGCGGGCCTCGTCAAGGCCGCGGTCGAGCGGAAGATCTCGAAGTAG
- a CDS encoding glycoside hydrolase family 15 protein, producing the protein MAGRIEDYALIGDMQTAALVCRDGTVDWLCLPRFDSHAIFAGLLGTEEHGFWRIGPAHAPDAQPPAATRRGYRGDSLILESEWDTGRGTVRVTDFMPPRDGAPQVIRIVEGVSGRVPMRSALRMRFSYGRVVPWVHKHEGRTVAVAGPDSVWFDTPAETYGQSLTTYSDFTVAPGDRITFTLSWQPSHKEPPPLPEPEQSLEATEEFWREWVEHCTYHGPYREAVIRSLITLKALTYAPTGGIVAAPTTSLPEDIGGVRNWDYRYTWLRDAAITLSSLLRTGYREEARAWREWLLRAVAGDPENLQIMYGIAGERELGEAELDWLPGYENSAPVRVGNGAAHQLQLDVYGEVTEALHLAHMTGLARNDYASLLQLKLIQYLEKHWQEPDEGIWEVRGPRRHFVHSKVMAWVAVDRTIKLIESGDADGPLERWQQLRDDIHRDVCEKGYDKERNTFTQSYGSKELDAALLLIPQMGFLPPDDKRVIGTIEAIQRELSTPDGFILRYPTEGSDEGVDGLPGDEGAFLAVSFWMADDLAMIGRVDEARKLFEKLLSLRNDLGLLAEEWDSVRQRQVGNFPQAFSHVPLIDTALRLTASGAYGG; encoded by the coding sequence GTGGCCGGGCGCATCGAAGATTACGCACTCATCGGAGACATGCAGACCGCTGCCCTGGTCTGCCGGGACGGCACGGTGGACTGGCTGTGCCTGCCCCGCTTCGACTCGCACGCCATCTTCGCCGGCCTGTTGGGCACCGAAGAACACGGCTTCTGGCGGATCGGCCCGGCGCATGCTCCCGATGCCCAGCCGCCGGCCGCGACCCGGCGCGGCTACCGCGGCGACTCGCTGATCCTGGAGTCCGAGTGGGACACCGGCCGCGGCACGGTCCGGGTGACCGATTTCATGCCCCCGCGCGACGGCGCTCCGCAGGTCATCCGCATCGTGGAGGGCGTCTCGGGCCGCGTGCCGATGCGCTCGGCGCTCCGGATGCGTTTCTCCTACGGCCGGGTGGTGCCGTGGGTGCACAAGCACGAGGGACGCACGGTCGCCGTCGCCGGCCCGGACTCCGTCTGGTTCGACACGCCCGCCGAGACGTACGGGCAGTCGCTGACGACGTACTCGGACTTCACGGTGGCGCCGGGCGACCGGATCACGTTCACGCTGTCGTGGCAGCCCTCGCACAAGGAGCCGCCGCCGCTGCCGGAGCCGGAGCAGTCGCTGGAGGCGACGGAGGAATTCTGGCGGGAGTGGGTGGAACACTGTACGTACCACGGCCCCTACCGTGAGGCCGTGATCCGCTCCCTGATCACGCTGAAGGCCCTCACCTACGCCCCGACCGGCGGCATCGTCGCCGCGCCCACCACCTCCCTGCCGGAGGACATCGGCGGCGTCCGCAACTGGGACTACCGCTACACCTGGCTGCGGGACGCGGCGATCACCCTGTCCTCGCTGCTGCGCACCGGCTACCGCGAGGAGGCCCGTGCCTGGCGCGAGTGGCTGCTGCGCGCGGTGGCCGGGGACCCGGAGAACCTGCAGATCATGTACGGCATCGCCGGTGAGCGCGAGCTCGGCGAGGCGGAGCTGGACTGGCTGCCCGGCTACGAGAACTCGGCCCCGGTCCGGGTGGGCAACGGAGCGGCGCACCAGCTGCAGCTGGATGTGTACGGCGAGGTCACCGAGGCCCTGCACCTGGCCCACATGACCGGCCTGGCCCGCAACGACTACGCGTCCCTGCTCCAGCTGAAGCTGATCCAGTACCTGGAGAAGCACTGGCAGGAGCCGGACGAGGGCATCTGGGAGGTCCGCGGCCCGCGCCGCCACTTCGTGCACTCCAAGGTGATGGCGTGGGTCGCCGTCGACCGCACCATCAAGCTCATCGAGTCCGGCGACGCGGACGGTCCCCTGGAGCGCTGGCAGCAGCTGCGCGACGACATCCACCGGGACGTGTGTGAGAAGGGCTACGACAAGGAACGCAACACGTTCACGCAGTCGTACGGCTCGAAGGAGCTGGACGCCGCGCTGCTGCTGATCCCGCAGATGGGCTTCCTGCCGCCGGACGACAAGCGGGTGATCGGCACCATCGAGGCGATCCAGCGCGAGCTGTCCACCCCGGACGGCTTCATCCTGCGCTACCCGACGGAGGGCTCCGACGAGGGTGTCGACGGGCTGCCGGGCGACGAGGGCGCGTTCCTCGCCGTCTCGTTCTGGATGGCCGACGACCTGGCGATGATCGGCCGTGTGGACGAGGCCCGCAAGCTGTTCGAGAAGCTGCTGTCCCTGCGCAACGACCTCGGCCTGCTCGCCGAGGAGTGGGACTCGGTCAGGCAGCGCCAGGTCGGCAACTTCCCGCAGGCCTTCAGCCACGTCCCCCTCATCGACACGGCCCTGCGCCT